The window TATACAAAATATCAATTGAATTGACTCACAATATTCTAATTGTGTTGCTTGGCATGCATCTTGAATTGATATTCGAATAATTGAAGATCTCTAACTCTATACCGCGATACCTCTTAGACATGggttttaaaatggaaacaacttaattattttctaaagagtgaatttgaatttcataattaatccCTAATCTCATTATggcataaaattaatttctcttgaactttaatcaattattttatacgtGTTTCAACATAAggtgaaaataaaagaattcaGGTTCAGGTGCAAAATATTCAGCTTAGGCACCTCTACCATGACTTATTGCAATTAAGATCcctaaaatgtgatttttattcAAGTTCAGATATTTAAGATGCAACCCTATTTTCCAGGAACGAATTAtgaaatttacattttttctaAAACTGAAAATAGTTGTTTACAGTGAGCTTCCAGTTTTTTCTTCCTTGTATCTTTTCTGGTTGaacttcaagattttgattttatatgttaatttCAAGTAATCTTGCTTAAttagattttcaattttcggTGAAATGAATTTCATTGCAGTTTAtgattattcttggattaaattaattatatacgtGTTGAGTGGATGAAGGTTCACGTTTTGCAAGAAGAAGTCTAAATgcgatataaaataatgagCTAATAAAGATGTAGTTtgctaataattaaattgtttagtaggagtagtaataaaaaagaaaaggaaaacagTCCTTTGAAACTTTTCATTTCCCTTTAGTTGGTTGTGCAATCTAACGTGCTTTCTTCATTGTTTATAGTATTAAAGAATcgattttattatgaaattagtTGTGCACCCCTAGAAGTCACCAGAAGACAAGAATAAATTAGTCTCCTAAAGGCTAAAAATgattccaaattaaaataagcaaGTTTTTATATTCCCATGTAtgctatatttaatattatattaaccacTTGGAAGCCCATATTTCTCGCTTTATTACATTGATAACTACAATTATGTTATCTTAATGCACATGAGAAACTtacaattgaatattttgaagcTGATTTACAGCTATTGAAGGGCGgcatttcaatttatttaattgggatCGCAATATTATACTTTGTCACTGATTAACgttataataataacaaatttcaatattttgattttccatGAAGTTTCTGGATCTAGACAGCTCCTAATTCTTGCTTAAGATGTTAGTATTTCATTACATTAGTTAGCAAAGAGTTGTGGTTGATTGGATACTTGTTGGAGATTTGcatactgttttttttttgaagattTGTTAGCTTCATTAGTAAGTGCAGCAATGGAATGGCCATTGCCAAACAAGAGCTATGCCAATCCTCAGCTCTTGCCCTTTCATGGTTCTAATGCTAAGACGGGTTTCGACTCTCTCGCTTCTGCTGGTCTGGTGACGATAACCACCAAAGAAATCGACTCTGATCGCACTTCTTACTCTACCGTTATGCAGGTTAGTTTCGATTTTCTTTGCTAATAACCATTGAATGGAATTTGATAAGTCGATCCGCTTTCACTGCTACATCAGGAGTTACTCCATGTATTGCTCGACGTATATCAAATAGTAGACTTGCTTGTGTATTTTATTGACCTTGTTTCATTTCTCAATAGATACTTTGGTAGccaatatcttttttttgttttgtttcatttcattatttttttgtttcacaTGTTTTCATCATTTAGGCTCAATTGTTGATTCATTTTGACTACTCAGAAAAACATTGATCAAGGAGGAGTGCGGTACACGGTCACAACGTATCCCGCCAATCCAACGAAGGTAACGGTATCACCTGCCTCTGTTCATCCATCTTTTCTGCCCCTTAGCCCACAACCGATTTCTGCTATCCCACCTCTGTCTTCGAGCAGCCCTGTTGTCGGAACTACAGATTTAAGGTATTATTATTGCATTTATAGACCTGAAATCTTTTTCTgaagaaaatgacaaaaactACATCCATTATGCAGGAAttcacccaagatatcaggggCTCCGGCCCAACTAACGATGTTCTATAACGGCTCAGTTTGTGTATACGACAATGTTTCTGCAGATAAGGTACATCACATTATGTTGTAGCTGCAAGAATTTGTGCTTATTTTGCTCTTCtggttttgtatttttaatatatgaataaatgtATAGGCTCAGGCTATTATGTTATTGGCTGGAAATGGGCCTCCCACGGCTTCTAGTTCACCGGCCGTTCAAGCAGTCACGCCTAGGCCTTCAATTCTTGAAAGTTATGTAGTGAATCATCCCTATGGCGTTGCATTGCATCGGCCTAACCCTGCAGCAAATGCCCCTATTAGCGTTTCTCAATCGCTCAGCTGGGCTGGTGCTATCAGTGACATGAATGCTTCTAAACAAGGCAGCGTTCTTGTCTCGTCTAACAAAGTCGAGCCATTGAGAGCAGTTAGTTCGCCAGCATCCAGTTCTGCATCCTTCAATAATTCGTCAAGTATTCTTCTGTTTCTATAAATGAATCAAATCAACTCATGCTATCTCCCTTCTCTCCCTTTCTCTAATATGCTGATTTTGCATTGTGATCAGGCTCTGTACCTCAATTTAGGAGGAAATCGTTGGCTCGATTTCTAGAGAAGCGCAAGGAGAGGTAAAACATTGCTCTACTTTGTGTCAAACTGTCTAATGAGTAAAGATTCAAATGGTGACATTGAATTTGAACGGGTGACGGTGTTTCGATTTTAGGGCAATCAGCACAGCACCATATGGTGACAAGGAATCACCATAATGCAAAGCACTTAACTGATCAAAGGGCAACATGCAACCGAACAGATACAGATACACGCTGCTGCATTCGTACGAGTAGTaacttgattttgatttgtgtTGTAGGTGTTGTTGCTGCAATCCAGTTTTGATGTTGGTATATATGATCCAACAGCTTTTTGTTCGATCACACTAAGAATGTTTTAGGCCACACTTTCTTAACGGCTAAATTCTATAAATGGGGTCTTCTACAATAATCGTTCCACCAATAggtaggttttttttttgtttctggaAATGGGTGATTTGAAatacgcattctaagaatgcgtatttCAAATACGCATTCGTGGAATGCGCAACTAAGCTGAATTCGGCAGTCAAccagaaaagtcaaaattcaaactaaatacgcattcttagaatgcgtatCTCCCCTTCATAAAGTTCGTCCAAAACAGAATCGGGCAGAAGCATTCTGCCCTCTGCGCGAACTCCAGCCTCCTTACCCACGAATCCCTTCCAAGAATCGGGCAGAGGTATACATACCGTGGGGGGGGGGAGAacgtcggcggcggcggcaggtCGACgggagcggcggcggcggcgaagAAGCAGCAGAATCGAAGAAGCAGCGTGTCTGTTGTGCGTTCTGTTCTGGCCGATTTGCCCCAATTTAATTCAAGTGAGATAtgcattctaagaatgcgtatttagtttgaattttgacttttctggTTGACTGCCGAATTCAGCTTAGTtgcgcattctaagaatgcgtatttgaaatacgcattcttagaatgcgcaACACCTATTTacagaaattcaaaaaaaaaccccTATCGGTGGAAGCCGATTTCCAGAATGcactatttatagaatttagcCCTTTCTTAACTACACTGTACAAAACGTAGCATACCTATAATTTTTACTCTTGTTTGTAGCAGTGTAATGAAAATTTCATTTCCGTACAtgcttgaaaaaaaaacagaaccaccttgtatattttttcacaattCATGAGCCCAactttaaatatggattattgattttcaatggtttaaatttataatctgTTTAACCAACACCAGACCAGAACCGTCAAAACTAGCATACAACCATCATGGTTCGGTCCATTTCTTCACGGTCCAATTACAGGAACTGCTGTATCCAGAATCGTGAACGCATCTAGATAGAATCCATGATTTTCGCAACCTGCAACCGA is drawn from Salvia hispanica cultivar TCC Black 2014 chromosome 6, UniMelb_Shisp_WGS_1.0, whole genome shotgun sequence and contains these coding sequences:
- the LOC125193518 gene encoding protein TIFY 6B-like, producing MEWPLPNKSYANPQLLPFHGSNAKTGFDSLASAGLVTITTKEIDSDRTSYSTVMQKNIDQGGVRYTVTTYPANPTKVTVSPASVHPSFLPLSPQPISAIPPLSSSSPVVGTTDLRNSPKISGAPAQLTMFYNGSVCVYDNVSADKAQAIMLLAGNGPPTASSSPAVQAVTPRPSILESYVVNHPYGVALHRPNPAANAPISVSQSLSWAGAISDMNASKQGSVLVSSNKVEPLRAVSSPASSSASFNNSSSSVPQFRRKSLARFLEKRKERAISTAPYGDKESP